A single region of the Hyphomonas adhaerens MHS-3 genome encodes:
- a CDS encoding glycosyltransferase family 2 protein: MTTSASPKLSVVITNYNYAAFVATAIDSVLSQDVEIELVVVDDCSKDNSREIIRSYGDRIIPVLQEVNQGHGGGFNAGYARTTGDLVMFLDADDFLLPGAGQTIISNYDPKIGMYLYRMNYADAEGTLGGLFPPPQVPLADGDVAGQLREMGHYSGTITSGLVYTRTALEQVMPMDAETFRQGGDGYLSATVPLHAVAKGFDQPVSAYRLHGSQHSQFAKAYAKRARWRIGHQQACFACIREHAARQGLQTADDLGERDPGHLQERLVSLLFEPELHPVKEDTRRSLLKKLRAANRERFGGKALPRNVWWILIGILPTGAARTVLSWKIDVAARPAWMNNLGRALRKRLGIVTG, encoded by the coding sequence ATGACGACAAGTGCCTCGCCGAAGCTTTCGGTTGTGATCACGAACTACAATTACGCCGCCTTTGTCGCGACCGCGATCGACAGCGTTCTGTCTCAGGACGTCGAAATCGAACTCGTGGTCGTCGACGACTGCTCCAAGGACAATTCACGGGAGATCATCCGGTCCTATGGCGACCGGATCATTCCGGTCCTGCAGGAGGTCAATCAGGGACATGGCGGCGGATTCAACGCCGGATACGCCCGTACGACAGGGGATCTGGTCATGTTCCTCGATGCCGACGACTTCCTATTGCCCGGTGCGGGGCAGACGATCATTTCAAATTACGACCCTAAAATCGGCATGTATCTCTATCGGATGAACTATGCCGATGCTGAAGGCACGCTCGGTGGATTGTTCCCGCCGCCGCAAGTGCCGCTGGCCGATGGGGATGTTGCCGGGCAATTGCGCGAGATGGGGCACTATTCCGGCACGATCACGTCTGGACTTGTCTATACGCGCACCGCTTTGGAGCAGGTCATGCCGATGGATGCAGAGACGTTTCGGCAGGGTGGCGATGGGTACCTGTCTGCGACGGTGCCGCTGCACGCTGTCGCAAAGGGCTTCGACCAGCCGGTCTCTGCCTATCGTCTGCACGGATCGCAGCATTCGCAATTTGCCAAGGCCTACGCAAAGCGCGCACGCTGGCGCATTGGGCATCAACAGGCCTGCTTTGCGTGTATCCGGGAGCATGCTGCCCGGCAGGGCCTGCAAACAGCGGATGACCTGGGCGAGCGTGATCCCGGACACCTGCAGGAACGGCTCGTCTCGCTCCTGTTCGAACCCGAGCTGCATCCGGTGAAGGAAGACACCCGCCGAAGCCTGCTTAAAAAGCTGCGTGCGGCCAATCGTGAACGGTTTGGTGGCAAAGCCTTGCCGCGGAATGTCTGGTGGATCCTGATCGGTATCCTGCCGACGGGGGCGGCCCGGACTGTGCTGTCATGGAAAATAGATGTGGCGGCTCGCCCGGCCTGGATGAACAATCTCGGCCGCGCGCTCCGCAAGCGGCTTGGCATCGTAACAGGCTAG
- a CDS encoding amidase codes for MRILVTASLMALFLAGCGNPSEPAEQDAVTVIPSYEAAGVVAKTLPELVEDLGAGGVTSEALTQAYLDRIALLDRDGPRLQSIISLNPNALPLARASDQRRANGDALGPLDGVPVLLKDNIESLDPMPTTAGSLALKDNITGRDSPLVAGLRAQGAIILGKANLSQWANFRDSDSLSGWSSVGGQVHNPHMLDRNPCGSSSGSGVAVAASLAAGAVGTETNGSIICPSNVNGIVGFKPTVGLVSQEGIVPISPSQDTAGPMTRTVRGVALMLNAMDPGDEDYTLGLSPDALNGMRIGVMRFAEGSNKDIKEHFAAALAVMEAQGATLVDIDAFEPAAENYQASTLPLLEYEFKDSLNAYLATTPETVTTRTLRELIAFNEAHADQEMPLFGQSIFEESEARGPLTDPQYTGAKAAVRFSTREQGIDRLLAEYDVNLLVAPSGPVAPRIDPVNGDVWPEWAGAGWMAAQAGYPHMTVPMGDVHGIPVGVSFIGSAGDDAAIIAYGYAYEQASQLRPDPHYLASAEERPEISTAMTK; via the coding sequence ATGAGAATTCTGGTGACAGCTTCGCTGATGGCTCTGTTCCTGGCCGGATGCGGGAACCCTTCTGAACCTGCCGAACAGGACGCGGTCACGGTGATACCGTCCTATGAGGCCGCCGGCGTTGTAGCGAAGACCTTGCCGGAACTCGTGGAAGATCTGGGTGCGGGGGGCGTCACTTCAGAGGCGCTGACTCAGGCGTACCTGGACCGGATCGCATTGCTCGACCGGGATGGGCCACGGCTGCAGAGCATCATATCCTTGAATCCGAATGCCCTGCCACTTGCAAGGGCCAGCGATCAACGTCGCGCGAATGGCGATGCGCTCGGGCCGCTGGATGGTGTGCCCGTCCTTTTGAAAGACAATATCGAAAGTCTCGATCCGATGCCGACAACCGCCGGTTCTCTGGCGCTGAAGGATAATATCACCGGACGTGACAGCCCATTGGTTGCAGGCCTGAGGGCGCAAGGCGCGATCATTCTCGGAAAAGCGAACCTTAGCCAATGGGCCAATTTTCGCGATAGCGATTCCTTGAGCGGCTGGTCATCTGTTGGCGGACAAGTTCACAATCCGCATATGCTGGATCGCAATCCTTGTGGTTCCAGTTCCGGCTCTGGTGTAGCGGTCGCTGCATCCCTGGCAGCCGGCGCTGTGGGAACTGAAACCAACGGTTCGATTATCTGCCCGTCCAATGTCAACGGAATTGTCGGGTTCAAGCCGACCGTCGGTCTGGTTTCGCAGGAGGGTATCGTGCCGATCTCTCCTTCGCAGGATACAGCTGGCCCGATGACGCGCACCGTACGGGGAGTCGCGTTGATGCTGAACGCCATGGACCCTGGCGACGAGGACTATACGCTTGGACTTTCACCAGATGCGCTCAATGGGATGCGGATCGGCGTGATGCGGTTCGCCGAGGGATCCAACAAGGATATCAAGGAACACTTTGCCGCTGCGTTGGCGGTGATGGAGGCGCAAGGTGCGACGCTTGTTGATATCGACGCATTTGAGCCTGCGGCCGAAAACTACCAGGCGAGTACGCTCCCTCTGCTGGAATACGAGTTTAAAGACAGCCTGAACGCCTATCTTGCAACGACACCGGAGACGGTGACTACCAGAACGCTTAGGGAGCTGATTGCCTTCAACGAAGCGCATGCCGATCAGGAAATGCCCCTTTTCGGGCAGAGCATTTTTGAAGAGTCAGAGGCGCGAGGCCCGCTGACCGATCCGCAATATACGGGCGCGAAGGCGGCGGTGCGGTTTTCCACCCGGGAGCAGGGGATTGATCGACTGCTGGCCGAATATGACGTGAATCTGCTTGTTGCCCCTTCAGGTCCCGTCGCGCCGCGAATTGATCCGGTCAATGGCGATGTCTGGCCGGAATGGGCGGGTGCAGGCTGGATGGCGGCGCAAGCCGGATATCCGCACATGACGGTCCCGATGGGCGATGTACACGGCATACCGGTCGGCGTTTCGTTCATCGGATCGGCAGGTGACGACGCGGCGATCATTGCGTACGGCTATGCTTATGAGCAGGCGAGCCAGCTCCGGCCTGATCCACATTATCTGGCCAGCGCAGAAGAGCGGCCGGAAATCTCTACAGCGATGACGAAGTGA